In Flavobacteriaceae bacterium, the following proteins share a genomic window:
- a CDS encoding 30S ribosomal protein THX, which produces MGKGDKKTRRGKISLGTFGVRRPRKKAKPIIVEKPKKKTTTKKTAAKK; this is translated from the coding sequence ATGGGAAAAGGTGATAAAAAAACTAGACGCGGAAAAATTAGTTTAGGTACTTTTGGAGTTAGACGGCCGAGAAAAAAAGCTAAACCTATAATTGTCGAAAAACCTAAAAAGAAAACCACTACTAAAAAAACAGCGGCAAAAAAATAA
- the yaaA gene encoding peroxide stress protein YaaA, with product MKLVISPAKSLDFERELPSQIITESSFLTESERLNKLLKKKSARSLSKLMSISDALGQLNYTRNQEWSLPFTNDNARQAVYAFSGDVYRGLDAYSIPENKIETLQNSVRILSGLYGLLKPMDLIQPYRLEMGTKFPVGVKKNLYEFWKKKITTKLNEELDDNELFLNLASNEYFKAIDTKALKVPVVTAHFKDLKNGEYKMIMTFAKQARGYMARYVVDTNANSIDDIKNFNYEGYGFSETMSTDTDLVFIR from the coding sequence ATGAAATTAGTTATATCTCCAGCAAAATCTTTAGATTTCGAACGTGAATTACCATCACAAATCATAACCGAATCTTCTTTTTTAACCGAATCTGAGCGTTTAAATAAATTACTGAAAAAAAAATCGGCTAGAAGTTTATCTAAATTAATGAGTATTTCTGATGCATTGGGGCAACTTAATTATACTCGTAACCAAGAATGGTCTTTGCCATTTACAAATGATAATGCTAGACAAGCCGTTTATGCGTTTAGCGGAGATGTATATCGTGGTTTAGATGCTTATAGTATTCCTGAAAATAAAATTGAAACACTTCAGAATTCTGTTAGAATTCTTTCTGGGTTATATGGTTTGTTAAAACCTATGGATTTAATCCAACCGTATCGTTTAGAAATGGGAACAAAATTTCCAGTAGGAGTAAAAAAGAATTTATACGAATTCTGGAAAAAGAAAATTACCACTAAGTTAAATGAAGAGTTAGATGATAACGAATTATTTTTAAACTTAGCGAGTAATGAATATTTTAAAGCTATTGATACTAAAGCGTTAAAAGTACCTGTAGTTACAGCGCATTTTAAAGACCTTAAAAATGGAGAATATAAAATGATTATGACGTTTGCAAAGCAAGCAAGAGGTTATATGGCACGATATGTTGTTGATACTAATGCAAATAGTATTGATGACATTAAAAACTTTAATTATGAAGGCTATGGTTTTAGTGAAACAATGTCTACCGATACCGACTTAGTTTTTATAAGATAA
- a CDS encoding RluA family pseudouridine synthase, which produces MDNNTLPEDNNDLYEHHSFVAEKGQQPLRIDKYLMNFIENATRTKIQAAAKEGSIYVNGEPVKSNYKVKPFDEIKVLFSHPPYEYLLTPENIPLDIIYEDDELLVVNKPAGMVVHPGHGNYSGTLINALTFHFENLPKNSDERPGLVHRIDKDTSGLLVVAKTEYAMTHLAKQFFDKSSEREYIALVWGNVENDEGTVEGHIGRHPKNRLQNTVFDGDDADERGKPAITHYKVLERLGYVTLVSCKLETGRTHQIRVHMKHIGHTLFNDERYGGERILKGTTFTKYKQFVENCFKVLPRQALHAKTLGFIHPKTGNKLSFSQELPEDMKQCIEKWKMYTKHLDG; this is translated from the coding sequence ATGGATAATAATACGCTGCCTGAAGATAATAACGACCTTTACGAACACCATTCTTTTGTAGCTGAAAAAGGGCAGCAACCATTACGCATAGATAAATATCTAATGAATTTTATTGAGAATGCTACCCGAACTAAAATACAAGCTGCAGCAAAGGAGGGTAGTATTTATGTAAATGGAGAACCTGTTAAATCTAATTATAAGGTAAAACCTTTTGATGAGATAAAGGTGCTATTTTCACATCCACCTTATGAGTATTTACTAACACCTGAGAATATTCCTTTAGATATTATATATGAAGATGATGAGTTACTTGTAGTTAATAAACCTGCAGGGATGGTAGTACATCCTGGACATGGTAATTATTCAGGAACCTTAATTAATGCGTTGACTTTTCATTTCGAAAATTTGCCTAAAAACTCCGATGAGCGACCAGGCTTAGTACATCGAATAGATAAAGACACCAGTGGTTTATTAGTAGTTGCTAAAACTGAATATGCAATGACACATTTGGCAAAGCAATTTTTTGATAAAAGCAGTGAACGTGAGTATATTGCTCTTGTTTGGGGTAACGTTGAAAATGATGAAGGTACAGTCGAGGGGCATATTGGTCGTCATCCAAAAAATAGATTGCAAAATACAGTATTTGATGGAGATGACGCAGATGAAAGAGGGAAGCCAGCAATTACACATTATAAAGTTTTAGAACGTTTAGGATACGTTACTTTAGTATCCTGTAAGCTTGAAACAGGTCGTACACATCAAATACGTGTACATATGAAACATATAGGGCATACATTGTTTAACGATGAACGCTATGGAGGCGAACGTATTTTAAAAGGAACAACATTTACTAAATACAAACAGTTTGTTGAAAATTGCTTTAAAGTGCTACCAAGACAAGCATTACATGCAAAAACCTTAGGATTTATACATCCAAAAACCGGAAATAAGTTATCTTTTTCTCAAGAGCTTCCTGAAGATATGAAACAATGTATCGAGAAGTGGAAGATGTACACAAAACATTTAGATGGATAA
- a CDS encoding PASTA domain-containing protein: MQIIKFLTSKVFLKQLAIAIVAIIVLCFLVLFWLKSYTNHGEFVEVPLLKGKTLDIVEIELNDNDLEMVVQDSANYNPKYPKYSVIDQQPDGGSLVKENRKIYLTLNPSGYKKVAVPNIVRRTIRQAKPTLEALGFTIGNITYVNDIGKDEVIQMKHKGSSIKEGTMLEKTSKIDLVLGNGKRQ, translated from the coding sequence ATGCAAATTATTAAATTCCTTACCAGTAAAGTATTTTTAAAGCAATTAGCAATCGCAATTGTAGCAATTATAGTTTTATGTTTCCTTGTATTGTTTTGGTTAAAATCTTATACCAATCATGGTGAGTTTGTTGAAGTACCTTTATTAAAGGGAAAGACTTTAGATATCGTAGAGATTGAATTGAATGATAATGATCTTGAAATGGTAGTGCAAGATTCAGCAAATTACAATCCAAAATATCCTAAATATTCTGTGATTGACCAACAGCCAGATGGTGGATCTTTAGTAAAAGAAAATCGAAAAATTTACCTTACACTTAACCCATCTGGATATAAAAAAGTAGCAGTGCCAAATATTGTAAGACGTACTATTCGTCAAGCAAAACCAACTTTAGAAGCTCTAGGGTTTACTATAGGAAATATTACTTATGTTAATGATATTGGTAAAGACGAAGTGATACAAATGAAGCACAAAGGGAGTTCTATAAAAGAGGGAACTATGTTAGAGAAAACTTCTAAAATAGATTTGGTTCTCGGAAACGGGAAACGCCAATAA
- a CDS encoding D-alanine--D-alanine ligase, whose translation MKKNIAIIMGGYSSEYEISLKSGNIVYDTLDKKKYNAYRIHIFKDKWVYVDANNGEFPVNKDNFSVRVANQVIRFDCVFNAIHGSPGEDGYMQGYFELLNIPHTSCGMYQAALTFNKRDCLSVLKPYCIKTADSYYLNLGDVLDEDTIIAKVGLPCFVKANKAGSSFGITKVYKKEDLKRAVKTAFDEDDEVIIESFLDGTEVSVGVITYKGKTKVLPITEIVSENDFFDYKAKYLGESQEITPARISDEMAKKVTVVAKQVYEILKMKGFSRSEFIFKDGEPHLLEVNTVPGLTKESILPQQAAAAGISLEDLFGNAIEEALKS comes from the coding sequence ATGAAAAAAAACATCGCCATTATTATGGGTGGATATTCTAGCGAATATGAGATTTCCTTAAAAAGCGGAAATATAGTTTACGACACATTAGATAAGAAAAAATACAACGCATATCGCATTCATATTTTTAAAGACAAATGGGTATATGTTGATGCTAATAATGGAGAATTCCCTGTAAATAAAGATAATTTCTCCGTACGAGTAGCAAATCAAGTTATTCGCTTTGATTGTGTGTTTAATGCAATCCATGGATCGCCTGGTGAAGATGGTTATATGCAAGGGTATTTTGAATTATTAAATATCCCACATACCTCATGTGGAATGTATCAAGCTGCATTAACATTTAATAAACGTGATTGCTTAAGTGTCTTAAAGCCTTATTGTATTAAAACTGCTGACTCTTATTATTTAAATCTTGGAGATGTTTTAGATGAAGATACTATTATCGCTAAAGTTGGCTTGCCTTGTTTTGTAAAGGCAAATAAAGCAGGAAGTAGTTTTGGTATAACTAAAGTATATAAAAAAGAAGATTTAAAAAGAGCAGTTAAAACTGCTTTTGATGAAGATGATGAAGTTATTATCGAATCTTTTTTGGATGGCACTGAAGTTTCTGTTGGTGTAATCACATACAAAGGAAAAACTAAAGTATTACCAATTACTGAGATTGTAAGTGAAAATGATTTTTTCGATTATAAAGCTAAATATTTAGGCGAATCACAAGAAATCACTCCTGCTAGAATTTCTGATGAAATGGCAAAAAAAGTAACTGTTGTAGCAAAGCAGGTATATGAAATTTTAAAGATGAAAGGCTTTAGCAGAAGTGAATTTATTTTTAAAGATGGAGAGCCTCATTTATTAGAAGTAAATACAGTACCTGGATTAACTAAAGAAAGTATTTTACCTCAGCAAGCTGCAGCTGCAGGAATATCTTTAGAAGATTTATTTGGTAATGCCATTGAAGAAGCTTTAAAAAGTTAA
- a CDS encoding pantetheine-phosphate adenylyltransferase: MKKAIFPGSFDPLTLGHYDIIKRGVKLFDEVTVAIGVNASKKYMFTLEERMEFIRQAFVNEPKVKVTSYKGLTVDYCKEIGIKFILRGLRNPADFEFEKAIAHTNRDLAPIETVFLLTAAKTSYIASSIVRDVIRNNGDYTKLVPKSVRIKQS, translated from the coding sequence ATGAAGAAAGCTATTTTTCCAGGATCTTTTGATCCTTTAACACTAGGTCACTACGATATTATTAAACGTGGTGTAAAGCTTTTTGATGAAGTTACTGTAGCTATAGGAGTAAATGCTTCTAAAAAATATATGTTTACTTTAGAAGAACGTATGGAGTTCATTAGGCAAGCATTTGTAAACGAACCAAAAGTAAAAGTCACTTCTTACAAAGGTTTAACAGTTGATTATTGCAAGGAAATTGGTATAAAATTTATTTTACGTGGGCTCCGTAATCCTGCAGATTTTGAATTCGAAAAAGCAATAGCTCACACAAATAGAGATTTAGCACCTATAGAAACCGTTTTTTTACTTACTGCAGCAAAAACATCATATATTGCTTCATCTATTGTTCGTGATGTAATTAGAAATAATGGCGATTACACTAAACTTGTTCCTAAAAGTGTGCGTATTAAACAATCTTAA
- a CDS encoding T9SS C-terminal target domain-containing protein, with protein sequence MKRKLHILFTVVIIMVAVNLSFSQTTYFVDASQPDDSGDGTSWATATRNLQPALDAAVVGDEIRVASGTYFPTESPDGNVTESRDRAFHFNRNITLLGSFNPATNTQDLSNPSILSGDFNTDDVVTGLGESLNITGNAENPFHVLITANLTDATTINGFTVQGGNASGSGDLTYSSQSFRRDSGGGMYHQRSSPNVSDMIFFGNSCRDLGGGLFYEALLDIRFTVSNAVFTQNQADSTAGGLGILGANGDNVVENSIFRGNRTLASGGAMSTSFLTLASGTTVTNVLFEDNDARSGGAISTSASETFIVKNCMFLNNSASPISAIDEDATGGAIRIQDGGNPTMIGNVFIGNTAFWGGAVFGSDLGSSPSSARLTTYINNIFYNNIADEIAGAIFHFNQPYNIINNVFIENRTVFLSGAFSTIAVGGTGNGGTGSFTSTITNSTFFANGINDNSNFVVGGNFDHEFNNNVFWGDPNGNDEIFVSSTSAITGRNNFAQNFEGTGFTTLTSDPFINSNDPDGPDDVFGTLDDGLFPAENSPLIDGGANLELPLDTFDIDNDGDTTERLPIDITGAQRIVQIGGLNRVDGGAYEFNTTLSIGDNVLNNRLLFYPNPVQDEIILRNEQNLILEKVDIYDITGRLIQTYDIKNLNRETLLDVSSLNTGNYLLIITGDRGRITKKLVKE encoded by the coding sequence ATGAAAAGAAAATTACACATTCTATTTACAGTAGTTATTATAATGGTTGCTGTAAACCTTTCGTTTAGCCAAACTACCTATTTTGTAGATGCTTCCCAACCTGACGATTCTGGAGATGGAACTTCGTGGGCCACAGCAACAAGAAACCTACAACCAGCATTAGATGCTGCAGTAGTAGGTGATGAAATACGCGTGGCTTCTGGCACTTATTTCCCTACAGAATCCCCTGACGGGAATGTTACTGAATCAAGAGATAGAGCATTTCATTTTAATCGAAATATTACTTTATTAGGGAGTTTTAACCCAGCTACCAATACACAAGATTTAAGTAATCCTAGTATTTTAAGTGGCGATTTTAATACAGATGATGTGGTTACAGGTCTTGGTGAGAGTCTAAACATCACTGGTAATGCTGAAAATCCGTTTCATGTTCTTATTACAGCTAATCTTACTGATGCAACTACTATAAATGGCTTTACTGTACAAGGTGGTAATGCATCAGGAAGTGGAGACCTTACATACAGTAGTCAAAGTTTTCGTCGTGATAGTGGTGGCGGTATGTATCATCAACGTTCTTCACCTAATGTTAGCGATATGATTTTTTTTGGTAATTCATGTCGAGATCTAGGTGGTGGCTTATTTTACGAAGCGTTATTAGATATTCGTTTTACAGTGAGCAATGCCGTTTTTACTCAAAACCAAGCAGATTCTACAGCTGGTGGTTTGGGTATTTTAGGTGCCAATGGTGATAATGTTGTTGAGAATTCTATATTTAGAGGTAACAGGACTTTAGCAAGTGGTGGAGCAATGAGTACTTCATTTTTAACATTAGCATCTGGAACTACTGTTACCAATGTATTGTTTGAAGATAATGATGCTAGATCTGGAGGTGCAATATCCACCAGCGCTAGTGAGACCTTCATCGTAAAAAACTGCATGTTTTTAAACAATAGCGCAAGTCCTATTTCTGCTATAGATGAGGATGCAACCGGAGGAGCTATACGTATTCAGGATGGTGGTAATCCAACTATGATTGGGAATGTATTTATTGGAAATACTGCGTTTTGGGGTGGAGCGGTATTTGGTTCAGATTTAGGATCATCACCATCAAGTGCACGTCTTACAACCTATATCAATAATATTTTTTATAATAATATCGCTGACGAAATAGCTGGAGCTATATTTCATTTTAATCAACCATATAATATTATAAATAACGTGTTTATAGAAAATCGCACTGTTTTTTTAAGCGGCGCTTTTAGTACGATAGCTGTTGGTGGTACGGGTAATGGAGGTACTGGTTCTTTTACAAGTACAATAACTAACTCTACTTTTTTTGCAAATGGTATTAATGATAATAGCAATTTCGTAGTAGGTGGTAACTTTGACCATGAATTTAATAATAATGTTTTTTGGGGAGATCCGAATGGCAATGATGAAATTTTTGTTTCAAGTACTAGTGCTATAACAGGAAGAAACAATTTTGCTCAAAATTTTGAAGGCACAGGCTTTACTACCTTAACTAGTGATCCTTTTATTAATAGTAACGACCCTGATGGTCCTGATGATGTATTTGGCACCCTTGATGACGGTTTGTTTCCTGCAGAAAACAGCCCACTTATAGATGGAGGAGCCAATTTGGAATTACCGCTAGACACCTTTGACATAGACAATGATGGAGACACAACAGAACGACTTCCTATAGATATTACAGGCGCACAACGCATCGTACAAATAGGGGGTTTAAATAGAGTAGATGGAGGTGCTTATGAGTTTAATACAACGTTAAGTATAGGCGATAATGTGCTTAACAACAGATTATTGTTTTATCCTAATCCAGTACAAGATGAAATAATACTTCGTAATGAACAGAATTTAATATTAGAGAAAGTAGATATTTATGATATTACGGGACGTTTAATTCAAACATATGATATTAAAAACTTAAATAGGGAAACGCTATTGGATGTTTCATCATTAAACACAGGTAATTACCTTTTAATTATTACTGGCGATAGAGGTAGAATAACAAAAAAATTAGTGAAAGAATAA
- a CDS encoding peroxiredoxin — protein MKTIRLGDEAPNFTANSTEGEINFHEWLGEGWGVLFSHPADYTPVCTTELGTVAKYKDAFAQRNVKVVALSVDDIDSHHGWIKDINETQKTTVNFPIIADEDKKVSTLYDMIHPNADNNLTVRSVFVIGNDKKVKLTLTYPASTGRNFDELLRVIDSLQLTAYQKVATPANWNNGDDCVIVPSVANDQIPELFPKGHTEIKPYLRMTPQPNK, from the coding sequence ATGAAAACAATTCGATTAGGTGATGAAGCACCAAATTTTACAGCAAATTCAACAGAAGGAGAAATTAATTTTCACGAATGGCTTGGCGAAGGTTGGGGCGTTTTATTTTCGCACCCAGCAGATTATACACCAGTATGTACTACAGAATTAGGTACAGTTGCCAAATATAAAGATGCTTTTGCGCAGCGTAATGTAAAAGTAGTAGCACTTAGTGTAGATGACATTGATTCACACCATGGCTGGATTAAAGATATTAATGAAACCCAAAAGACCACAGTAAACTTTCCCATTATTGCTGACGAGGATAAAAAAGTATCGACCTTATATGATATGATTCATCCAAATGCTGATAACAATTTAACTGTGCGTTCAGTTTTTGTAATAGGAAATGATAAAAAAGTAAAACTCACGTTAACCTATCCAGCATCAACAGGGCGTAATTTTGATGAATTGCTACGCGTCATAGATTCTCTGCAACTTACAGCATACCAAAAAGTAGCGACACCTGCTAATTGGAATAACGGAGACGATTGCGTTATTGTGCCTTCTGTAGCTAATGATCAGATTCCCGAATTATTCCCTAAAGGTCATACTGAGATAAAACCATATCTAAGGATGACGCCACAACCTAATAAATAG
- a CDS encoding DNA-binding response regulator, whose protein sequence is MLKENITIILADDHPIMRNGTLKLLQKEGYTILASVEDGAKALTQLVEKRPKIALLDIEMPLLNAFEVIKKARESCPNTKFITMTYHKSKGYLLQAISIGVNGYLLKEDGIPEINNCISQVLEDHIYISTSFSETIIKSVEQEFKKIKLLTPTERVVVRLVSKGKSSQEISVQLSMATRTVEKHRSNIISKLGLQQDANIIAKWANEHKIIVDSL, encoded by the coding sequence ATGCTTAAAGAAAACATTACAATAATTTTAGCAGACGATCATCCTATAATGCGCAATGGAACGTTAAAGCTACTTCAAAAAGAGGGATATACTATTTTGGCAAGTGTAGAAGACGGAGCAAAAGCATTGACCCAATTAGTAGAAAAACGACCTAAAATTGCATTATTGGATATTGAAATGCCTTTGTTGAATGCTTTTGAGGTTATTAAAAAAGCTAGAGAATCATGCCCAAATACAAAGTTTATTACGATGACCTACCATAAAAGTAAAGGGTATTTACTACAAGCTATTTCTATTGGTGTTAATGGTTACTTACTAAAAGAAGATGGTATTCCTGAGATAAATAATTGTATTAGTCAGGTATTGGAAGACCATATTTATATTAGCACGTCATTTTCTGAAACTATTATTAAATCTGTAGAGCAGGAATTTAAAAAAATAAAATTACTCACACCTACAGAACGTGTCGTCGTCCGGTTAGTTTCAAAAGGAAAATCTTCTCAAGAAATAAGTGTTCAGCTATCAATGGCTACTCGAACCGTAGAAAAACATCGTAGCAATATTATTTCTAAATTAGGTCTACAACAAGATGCCAATATCATTGCTAAATGGGCTAATGAGCATAAAATTATTGTAGACTCTTTATAA
- a CDS encoding SulP family inorganic anion transporter encodes MTEFIRKRAANAKNDILSGLTVALALVPEAVAFAFVAGVDPLVGLYAAFMIGLITSIFGGRPGMISGATGALAVVMVNLVSEGNALGEGLGLYYLFATVILMGGIQMLAGVFKLGKFVRLIPHPVMMGFVNGLAIVIFLSQLNLFKVLDNGEKVWMQGAELWTMLGLIGLTMGIMFGLPKLTKKVPDALVAILVVSGIVIFSNIDVATVGSFIRDGGGEGLKGGLPQFQFDIFNKIPLNLETLIFIGPYAIILAAIGLIESLMTLNLIDELTETRGNSNRECMAQGGANIITGLFGGMGGCAMIGQSIINIKGGGRTRLSGIVAALALLAFILFASGLIEQVPIAALVGVMFMVVVGTFAWSSFRILNKIPFTDVIVLVAVSALTVVFDLAIAVISGVIISALVFSWENAKRIRARKYIKEDGTKVYEIWGPLFFGSIQAFNSKFDVKNDPEKVEIDFMESRVSDHSALEALFNLVEKYETAGKELHIKHLSEDCQVLMVKASPKLANVIEESIDDPRYHVMAKALK; translated from the coding sequence ATGACTGAGTTTATTAGAAAACGTGCAGCAAATGCTAAAAATGACATTTTAAGTGGATTAACTGTAGCTTTGGCTTTGGTGCCTGAAGCTGTAGCTTTTGCGTTTGTGGCTGGTGTAGACCCTTTAGTAGGGTTGTATGCTGCTTTTATGATTGGCTTAATTACTTCAATTTTTGGTGGACGTCCAGGTATGATTAGTGGTGCGACTGGAGCTCTAGCTGTAGTGATGGTGAACCTGGTATCAGAAGGAAATGCTCTTGGTGAAGGCTTAGGTCTATATTATTTATTTGCAACTGTAATTTTAATGGGAGGTATACAAATGCTTGCAGGTGTTTTTAAACTTGGAAAATTTGTGAGATTGATTCCTCATCCCGTAATGATGGGCTTTGTTAATGGTTTGGCAATTGTGATATTTTTATCTCAGTTAAACCTATTTAAAGTTTTAGATAACGGTGAAAAAGTTTGGATGCAAGGTGCAGAACTTTGGACAATGCTTGGATTGATAGGTTTAACAATGGGAATTATGTTTGGATTACCAAAGCTTACTAAAAAAGTACCAGATGCCTTAGTAGCAATATTAGTAGTTTCAGGAATCGTGATTTTCAGTAATATAGATGTAGCTACCGTAGGGAGTTTTATCCGTGATGGAGGGGGAGAAGGGCTTAAAGGAGGTTTGCCGCAATTTCAATTTGACATCTTTAATAAAATTCCATTGAATTTGGAAACTTTAATATTTATAGGACCTTATGCAATAATCTTAGCAGCAATTGGATTGATCGAATCTTTAATGACTCTTAATTTAATTGATGAGCTTACCGAAACCAGAGGGAATTCTAATCGAGAATGTATGGCACAAGGAGGCGCAAATATTATTACTGGATTGTTTGGAGGTATGGGAGGTTGTGCAATGATCGGACAGTCTATTATTAACATTAAAGGAGGTGGTCGTACCCGATTATCTGGTATTGTAGCAGCTTTAGCGTTGTTAGCATTTATTTTATTTGCTTCTGGTTTAATTGAGCAAGTACCTATTGCTGCATTAGTAGGAGTGATGTTTATGGTCGTAGTTGGAACTTTTGCTTGGAGTAGCTTTAGAATACTTAATAAAATCCCATTTACAGATGTAATTGTATTAGTAGCTGTGTCTGCTCTTACTGTTGTTTTTGATTTAGCTATTGCCGTAATTTCTGGGGTGATTATTAGTGCACTGGTATTCTCTTGGGAGAATGCAAAACGTATTCGTGCTCGAAAGTATATTAAAGAAGACGGGACTAAAGTCTATGAAATTTGGGGCCCTTTATTTTTTGGCAGTATTCAAGCATTTAATAGTAAGTTTGATGTAAAAAATGATCCAGAAAAGGTGGAAATTGATTTTATGGAATCTCGTGTAAGTGATCATTCAGCATTAGAAGCGCTATTTAATTTGGTTGAAAAATATGAAACAGCCGGTAAAGAATTACATATAAAACACCTTAGTGAAGATTGCCAAGTTTTAATGGTAAAAGCTTCTCCTAAATTAGCTAATGTCATTGAAGAAAGTATTGATGACCCTCGTTATCATGTGATGGCAAAAGCATTAAAGTGA
- a CDS encoding phosphopantetheine-binding protein, whose amino-acid sequence MGLDSVELLMSVEDKFGIQIPDAEAENIATVQQMANSVFEKIKLKPNKKCLSQIVFYRIRRAFEKFDSSKNDITLDTRMCDLLSVSNLKKDWVTLGVRIGLKIPDLVDLDFDKTLNKEVKFLGFKMYDRTEPIAENTLKKFTHWVISMNQDELINIENISSKYEIERIICGMIEDKIGVPISEIEMHHSFTSDLGID is encoded by the coding sequence ATGGGATTAGATTCAGTTGAGCTATTAATGTCAGTGGAAGATAAATTTGGAATTCAAATTCCTGATGCTGAAGCAGAAAATATTGCAACTGTTCAACAAATGGCTAATAGTGTATTTGAAAAAATAAAATTAAAACCAAATAAAAAATGTCTTTCTCAAATAGTTTTTTACAGAATAAGAAGAGCCTTTGAGAAATTTGATAGTTCTAAAAATGATATTACACTTGACACAAGGATGTGTGATTTATTAAGTGTTTCAAACCTAAAGAAAGACTGGGTTACTTTAGGTGTTAGAATTGGATTAAAAATACCTGACTTGGTAGATTTAGATTTCGATAAAACATTAAACAAGGAAGTCAAATTTCTCGGTTTTAAAATGTATGATAGAACTGAACCTATCGCCGAAAATACATTAAAGAAATTCACTCATTGGGTTATTTCTATGAATCAAGATGAATTGATAAATATTGAAAATATTTCAAGTAAGTATGAGATTGAGAGAATAATTTGTGGAATGATTGAAGATAAGATAGGTGTTCCAATAAGTGAGATAGAAATGCATCATTCTTTCACTTCAGATTTAGGGATTGATTAA
- a CDS encoding VOC family protein has protein sequence MIKNNHINYIEFKATDLEKIKAFYNQVFGWVFTDYGPTYCSFSESGLDGGFEKTDDVITNGALVVLYHENLIQIKNKIIEAGGSISVDIFSFPGGKRFHFTDPSGNELAVWSDQ, from the coding sequence ATGATTAAAAATAACCATATAAACTATATTGAATTTAAAGCAACAGATCTTGAGAAAATAAAAGCATTTTATAATCAGGTCTTTGGTTGGGTGTTTACAGATTATGGCCCAACGTATTGTTCCTTCTCAGAAAGTGGTCTTGACGGTGGTTTTGAAAAAACAGATGATGTTATAACTAATGGGGCACTTGTTGTTTTATATCATGAAAATCTCATTCAAATAAAAAATAAAATTATAGAAGCTGGTGGATCTATTTCAGTAGATATCTTTTCTTTTCCAGGTGGTAAAAGATTTCATTTTACCGATCCTTCAGGTAATGAACTTGCGGTTTGGTCTGACCAGTAA